One Streptomyces sp. V4I8 genomic window carries:
- a CDS encoding RNA polymerase sigma factor SigF, protein MSADQGSSKVLTLTKSESAPDAALDDVSPLEAVPAPALPASESIDTRTLSRSLFLRLAALDENSPERAYVRDTLIELNLPLVRYAAARFRSRNEPMEDIVQVGTIGLIKAIDRFDCERGVEFPTFAMPTVVGEIKRFFRDTSWSVRVPRRLQELRLALTKASDELSQKLDRSPTVTELATVLGVSEEDVVDGLAVGNAYTASSLDSPAPEDDGGEGSLADRLGYEDTALEGVEYRESLKPLLAKLPPRERRIIMLRFFANMTQSQIGEEVGISQMHVSRLLTRTLAQLREGLISD, encoded by the coding sequence ATGTCCGCAGACCAGGGCAGCTCGAAGGTGCTCACGCTCACAAAGAGCGAGTCCGCGCCCGACGCCGCGCTCGACGACGTTTCACCCCTGGAGGCCGTTCCGGCCCCAGCCCTCCCGGCATCGGAGTCCATCGACACCCGCACCCTGTCCCGCTCCCTGTTCCTGCGGCTCGCCGCACTGGACGAGAACAGCCCCGAGCGTGCCTACGTCCGGGACACCCTGATCGAGCTCAACCTCCCCCTCGTGCGCTACGCGGCGGCCCGCTTCCGCTCGCGCAACGAGCCGATGGAGGACATCGTCCAGGTCGGCACCATCGGCCTGATCAAGGCGATCGACCGCTTCGACTGCGAACGGGGCGTGGAGTTCCCGACGTTCGCGATGCCGACGGTCGTGGGCGAGATCAAGCGCTTCTTCCGCGACACGTCCTGGTCGGTGCGCGTGCCGCGCCGGCTCCAGGAGCTGCGCCTGGCCCTCACCAAGGCCAGCGACGAGCTCTCCCAGAAGCTGGACCGCTCCCCGACGGTGACCGAACTCGCCACCGTCCTGGGCGTGTCCGAGGAGGACGTCGTCGACGGCCTCGCGGTCGGCAACGCGTACACCGCCTCCTCGCTGGACTCCCCGGCCCCGGAGGACGACGGCGGCGAGGGCTCGCTGGCCGACCGGCTGGGCTACGAGGACACGGCGCTGGAGGGCGTCGAGTACCGCGAGTCCCTCAAGCCGCTGCTGGCCAAACTGCCGCCCCGTGAGCGGCGGATCATCATGCTGCGCTTCTTCGCCAACATGACCCAGTCGCAGATCGGCGAGGAGGTCGGCATCTCCCAGATGCACGTCTCCCGACTGCTGACCCGGACTCTGGCGCAGCTCCGCGAGGGCCTCATCTCCGACTGA
- a CDS encoding MarR family winged helix-turn-helix transcriptional regulator codes for MAEQAQYEELVRQFSAFGAVKREMGRTLPSDCPSGSAAVLTLLARHGEMRMSKLAELLAVDMSVTSRHVTHVAERGWIERSPDPADKRSRILRLTPAGEDRVREMSRRTTQLLAERLSEWTDDDVAELTRLMARLRASFDDCRTPAITQ; via the coding sequence ATGGCCGAGCAGGCGCAGTACGAGGAGCTGGTGCGCCAGTTCAGCGCCTTCGGCGCCGTGAAACGGGAGATGGGACGGACGCTGCCGTCCGACTGCCCCTCCGGTTCCGCCGCCGTACTGACGTTGCTGGCCCGCCACGGGGAGATGCGCATGAGCAAGCTCGCCGAGCTGCTCGCCGTGGACATGTCGGTCACCAGCCGCCATGTCACCCATGTCGCCGAGCGCGGCTGGATCGAGCGCTCCCCCGACCCGGCGGACAAAAGAAGCCGCATCCTCCGCCTCACCCCGGCCGGTGAGGACCGGGTGCGGGAGATGTCCCGGCGGACCACGCAGCTGCTCGCCGAGCGGCTGAGCGAGTGGACCGACGACGACGTCGCCGAGCTCACCCGGCTCATGGCCCGGCTGAGGGCCAGCTTTGACGACTGCCGTACACCCGCGATCACCCAGTAA